In a single window of the Cucumis melo cultivar AY chromosome 11, USDA_Cmelo_AY_1.0, whole genome shotgun sequence genome:
- the LOC103498882 gene encoding protein CURLY FLAG LEAF 1 isoform X2: MKSPDMAAVTDSLEQSFRNFSLNHRLSSAAPSSAGVRRSPSSFSSSSSSSDDEPHLPLHQHNRFDTILELNSHISLPPFWEQCLDLKTGEVYYRNCRTGMKVKEDPRTAVAHSRDLYSEDDGEDGDESSSDGGSEESCSSSSYGGSRQQYPAENVEDVLVVAGCKRCFMYFMVPKQVEDCPKCSSSRLVHFDRSDESNGFP, translated from the exons ATGAAATCTCCCGATATGGCGGCGGTTACTGATTCTCTTGAGCAATCTTTCCGTAACTTCTCCCTCAACCACCGTCTATCCTCTGCCGCCCCCTCTTCCGCCGGAGTGCGGAGATCACCGtcttcattttcttcctcttcttcctcctccgaTGACGAACctcatcttcctcttcatcaACATAATCGCTTCGACACAATCTTGGAGCTCAACTCTCACATCTCCCTCCCTCCTTTCTGGGAGCAATGCCTCGATTTGAAG ACAGGGGAAGTTTACTATAGAAACTGCCGAACCGGAATGAAGGTAAAAGAAGATCCGAGGACAGCCGTAGCACACAGCCGAGATTTATATTCGGAAGACGACGGGGAGGACGGTGATGAGAGTTCTTCAGACGGTGGAAGTGAGGAGTCGTGTTCTTCATCGTCGTACGGTGGTAGTAGACAGCAATATCCGGCGGAAAACGTGGAGGATGTACTGGTAGTAGCTGGATGCAAGAGATGCTTCATGTATTTCATGGTGCCGAAACAGGTTGAAGATTGTCCCAAATGCAGCAGCAGTCGTCTTGTTCATTTCGATCGCTCCGACGAGAGTAATGGGTTCCCATga
- the LOC103498882 gene encoding protein CURLY FLAG LEAF 1 isoform X1, with the protein MKSPDMAAVTDSLEQSFRNFSLNHRLSSAAPSSAGVRRSPSSFSSSSSSSDDEPHLPLHQHNRFDTILELNSHISLPPFWEQCLDLKVREVYYRNCRTGMKVKEDPRTAVAHSRDLYSEDDGEDGDESSSDGGSEESCSSSSYGGSRQQYPAENVEDVLVVAGCKRCFMYFMVPKQVEDCPKCSSSRLVHFDRSDESNGFP; encoded by the exons ATGAAATCTCCCGATATGGCGGCGGTTACTGATTCTCTTGAGCAATCTTTCCGTAACTTCTCCCTCAACCACCGTCTATCCTCTGCCGCCCCCTCTTCCGCCGGAGTGCGGAGATCACCGtcttcattttcttcctcttcttcctcctccgaTGACGAACctcatcttcctcttcatcaACATAATCGCTTCGACACAATCTTGGAGCTCAACTCTCACATCTCCCTCCCTCCTTTCTGGGAGCAATGCCTCGATTTGAAGGTCA GGGAAGTTTACTATAGAAACTGCCGAACCGGAATGAAGGTAAAAGAAGATCCGAGGACAGCCGTAGCACACAGCCGAGATTTATATTCGGAAGACGACGGGGAGGACGGTGATGAGAGTTCTTCAGACGGTGGAAGTGAGGAGTCGTGTTCTTCATCGTCGTACGGTGGTAGTAGACAGCAATATCCGGCGGAAAACGTGGAGGATGTACTGGTAGTAGCTGGATGCAAGAGATGCTTCATGTATTTCATGGTGCCGAAACAGGTTGAAGATTGTCCCAAATGCAGCAGCAGTCGTCTTGTTCATTTCGATCGCTCCGACGAGAGTAATGGGTTCCCATga